A single genomic interval of Saccharomyces eubayanus strain FM1318 chromosome IV, whole genome shotgun sequence harbors:
- the UBX7 gene encoding Ubx7p codes for MLEALFRDSVEEAVNDSIKQGVAMAVYSTKGDDHWLESWFKEDDVALDVLAEHSIWLKLVKGSEQFKLFEQVFPNVVLPSVYLIRAGKIELIIQGEDDRHLERLLACLGIKDRNSSEALPNEINSGLVKKASSSRKASKKNARERIAETTLEIQRREQLKQKKLAEEERERIIKLVRADRAERRALDETHHRTLDDAKPLDVHDNIKDIQKLHSSTCVLQIRMTDGKTLKNEFGSSETLNEVRKWVDLNRTDGNGPYSFHRSIPRVTFKDSDELKTLETLELTPRSALLLKPLDTPHSKLKVTEMEGPGILGRLYKGFSTWWGGHEYSVSTSQHEGSSGLKHSETTTSTSSFRTTPQDRLQHENFREPVQSSIYASPLLTPSGTRFPSETNLTTSRSVSPNVFQFVNNDRQDDPEDPTTFNGNNVNLEKKKDEDKDK; via the coding sequence ATGTTAGAAGCACTGTTCAGAGATTCTGTGGAAGAAGCGGTTAATGACTCCATTAAGCAGGGTGTCGCCATGGCAGTTTACAGCACGAAAGGGGATGATCATTGGTTGGAGAGTTGGTTTAAGGAGGATGATGTAGCATTAGATGTTTTAGCAGAACACAGTATCTGGCTAAAGCTGGTGAAAGGTAGCGAGCAGTTTAAACTTTTTGAGCAGGTGTTTCCCAATGTGGTGTTGCCCAGCGTTTATTTGATACGCGCAGGAAAGATAGAACTGATCATTCAAGGTGAAGATGATCGACATTTGGAAAGGTTGTTGGCATGTTTGGGCATCAAAGACAGAAATTCTAGCGAGGCTTTGCCCAACGAAATTAATTCAGGTCTAGTAAAGAAGGCAAGTTCATCCAGAAAAGCCTCTAAGAAAAACGCAAGGGAAAGAATTGCAGAGACGACCTTAGAAATCCAACGTCGGGAGCAACTGAAACAGAAGAAGCtagctgaagaagaaagagaaagaatcATAAAGCTTGTTAGAGCAGATCGTGCAGAAAGAAGGGCTCTCGATGAAACACATCACCGGACTCTCGATGATGCTAAGCCGCTGGATGTTCATGataatataaaagatataCAAAAATTACATAGCAGTACATGCGTGCTGCAAATCAGGATGACCGATGGtaagactttgaaaaatgagtTTGGTTCATCAGAAACGCTGAACGAGGTTAGAAAATGGGTGGATCTTAACAGGACTGATGGAAACGGTCCGTATTCATTCCATAGGAGCATTCCTAGAGTGACATTCAAAGATTCCGATGAGCTCAAGACACTAGAAACATTGGAATTGACTCCCAGATCAGCCTTGTTGCTCAAACCATTGGACACCCCACATTCTAAGCTAAAGGTAACCGAGATGGAGGGACCAGGTATTCTGGGCCGCCTTTATAAAGGATTTTCCACGTGGTGGGGTGGACATGAATACTCCGTAAGTACATCGCAGCATGAGGGATCATCTGGTCTCAAACATTCTGAAACGACAACATCAACGTCTTCATTCAGGACTACTCCCCAAGATCGTCTTCAACATGAAAACTTCCGGGAGCCTGTCCAATCCTCGATCTATGCATCTCCTCTGTTAACGCCCAGTGGAACGAGGTTCCCTTCCGAAACGAACCTAACTACATCTCGATCTGTTTCCCCAAacgtttttcaatttgttaACAATGATCGTCAAGATGATCCTGAAGACCCAACGACCTTCAATGGTAATAATGTtaatttagaaaaaaaaaaggacgAAGATAAAGACAAATGA
- the CHK1 gene encoding serine/threonine protein kinase CHK1 has product MSLSQVSPLPQIKDVVLGDTVGQGTFACVKNAHLQMDPSVILAVKFVHVPTCKKMGLTEKDITKEVVLQSKCSKHPNILRLIDCNVSKDYMWIIMEMADGGDLFDKIEPDVGVDSDVAQFYFQQLVSAIDYMHRKCGVAHRDIKPENVLLDKNGNLKLADFGLASQFKRKDGTLRVSMDQRGSPPYMAPEVLYSEAGFYADRTDIWSIGILLYVLLTGQTPWELPSLEDEDFVFFIQNDGNLNWGPWSKIEFTHLNLLRKILQPDPVKRATLEALKAHPWISRRVVFAGDDGLCNDPDLLAKKLFSHLKVSLSNENYLKFTQDVSSNSRYISTQPVGNELAELEHDSVHSKAIANTQRAFSIYDSNMNGNSDTCMTQEAKWTQFISNDMAALQFHSDEHDFTKPFQNCLQFNPNKLTKFYTFQPMDILLPILEKALNLSRIRVKPDLFANFERLCESLGYDNVFPLMINIKTKSKGGCQLSGSISIIKIEGDLKNVGFERKTGDPLEWRRLFKKISTICRDIILLPNQIKEEPKNTVIMH; this is encoded by the coding sequence ATGAGTCTCTCGCAGGTGTCACCTTTACCGCAGATCAAGGACGTTGTGCTAGGAGATACCGTTGGGCAGGGCACATTTGCCTGCGTTAAGAATGCCCATCTTCAAATGGATCCCTCTGTAATTCTAGCTGTTAAGTTTGTTCATGTCCCCACttgtaaaaaaatgggACTCACTGAGAAGGACATCACAAAAGAAGTGGTTTTACAATCCAAATGCTCTAAGCATCCTAATATTTTGAGACTTATAGATTGTAATGTATCTAAAGACTATATGTGGATAATTATGGAAATGGCTGATGGTGGTGACctctttgataaaattgaaCCTGATGTGGGAGTTGATTCTGACGTAGCccagttttattttcaacagcTTGTCAGTGCTATTGATTATATGCATCGGAAATGTGGTGTTGCCCATCGAGACATTAAGCCTGAAAATGTCTTATTAGATAAAAACGGGAACTTGAAACTAGCTGATTTTGGGCTTGCTTCCCagtttaaaagaaaagacgGCACACTACGTGTATCCATGGATCAGAGGGGCTCTCCACCTTATATGGCCCCTGAAGTACTCTACTCCGAAGCGGGTTTTTATGCAGATCGAACAGATATATGGTCTATTGGCATTCTCCTATATGTATTATTGACCGGCCAAACGCCCTGGGAACTACCGTCGTTGGAGGATGAAgattttgtcttcttcatacAAAACGATGGAAACTTGAACTGGGGGCCTTGGTCGAAGATAGAATTTACTCATTTAAACTTACTCCGAAAGATTTTACAACCTGACCCAGTTAAGAGGGCGACTTTGGAAGCTTTGAAAGCGCATCCCTGGATATCACGTAGAGTCGTATTTGCTGGGGATGACGGCCTCTGTAATGATCCTGACCTCCTAGCTAAAAAACTCTTTTCTCACCTAAAGGTTTCATTAAGTAATGAgaattatttgaaattcaCCCAAGATGTAAGTTCCAACAGCAGGTACATTTCTACGCAGCCTGTCGGCAATGAGTTAGCTGAACTTGAACATGATTCAGTGCATTCTAAGGCAATAGCGAATACTCAGCGTGCATTTTCCATATATGATTCGAATATGAATGGTAACAGTGATACCTGCATGACACAAGAGGCTAAATGGACGCAATTTATAAGTAATGATATGGCCGCCTTGCAATTCCATTCCGACGAACATGATTTTACCAAaccatttcaaaattgtttACAGTTCAATCCCAATAAGCTTACTAAATTTTACACTTTTCAACCTATGGATATTTTGCTGCCGATTCTAGAGAAGGCTTTAAACTTATCACGAATTAGAGTGAAACCAGATctttttgcaaattttgaaagattaTGCGAGTCATTAGGCTACGATAATGTTTTCCCACTTATGATAAACATCAAGACGAAAAGCAAAGGTGGTTGCCAATTATCTGGTAGTATTTCCATCATCAAGATTGAAGgagacttgaaaaatgttgGATTCGAAAGGAAAACTGGTGATCCTTTAGAATGGAGAAGattgttcaagaaaatttctACCATTTGTAGAGATATTATCTTACTTCCCAACCAAATAAAAGAGGAACCCAAAAATACGGTGATTATGCAttga
- the RIF1 gene encoding DNA-binding protein RIF1, which yields MSNDFSDKKKHTIDRIDQHILRRSQQDAHSSGNSPWMKAKLPPPPSPQAHMHIQSDLSPTPKRRKLVSPSINENDQLHLSESHEHISLEDTQSKLMQSLPEISASNSNNVSPVTKSVAFSDRIESSPIHHIPGSSPKPSPSSKPGKSILRNRMPSTRTVSDLSYNKLQHSQHQLHNGNIFTSPYKETTGINPRTLDYWVSGEIHSLIDNESVSEFKDIIEGGLSILRQESEEYVARRFEVYATFNNIIPILTAKNVNEVDQKFNILIINVETIIEICMPHLQMTQDTLLSFSEKKNPFVIRLYVQMVRFFGAIMSNFKIMKWLMKRPDLVNQLKVIYEWTNKALKSENSNKIIITAQVSFLRDEKFGTFFLSDEEIKPIIDTFTEIIEINSNNLICEKLLLIRGFLSKYPKLMIETVTSWLPGEVLPRIIIGDEVYSMKILITSIVVLLELLKKCLDFVEEHERIYQCVMVSPVTETINKKFLSRLPLNSNDAGDLDKITIGHLLTEQIKYYIVKKNDNKLAMDLWLSMTGLLYDNGKTVYDLISESSKTWFDLNHLCFMNEQPKTRLMSIKVWRIITYCICTKISLKNEEKNERLLSLLQTPFQMTLPHVNDPSAREGIIYHFLGVVYTAFTSNKNLSMDMFNLFWDSLIAPIYENFVFNYNSIQLQNVPLTVLHLLIGGKNSDVVLERKNKKHIHSMSVIASEGVKIKDISSLPLSIIKSAYDKIMKVVFQGVKTAMSNVNLAHDLILTSLKHLPEDRKDQSHLEAFSSLILEVAENNKDKPIFREFFGAVCSSFVHAFLDLFLRKNDSSLINFNIRFSQIGSPQENITLNLLKDVIRKSRNETSEFVIMEKFLELKDKKTEIYAQNWVGSILLAPNISFKEFQSLAGIVDQVPNEHSIENFLDLCLKLSFPVNLFALIHVSKWSNDNFIYFIQSYVSKNKNKLDTDLVALLKTSLPGNTELFVGLLPFLIQNKFMSILEYCVCSNPNLLSYISDVNSDLLLELLPRSRTSYFVANIQSFKHAEQLIIICWLLEGQELDQINKNFPEIKNILLHTPSDELEKSNIIRELLQQATKNPIEPLFSELLDFCIDNSTVNILDEFCETMNDEILLKINPKLLLGLITYRGKPNEALLTVLAENIGSADSEYKFELLEKIIARKELSILERLKESFFIFLLDPVSRSNKQNHDNGTKMFCELVLLYLTKPLSRGAAKKFFSMLISILPANPDRQSIDLVHLLVDIIKSHNRKFKDKRTYNATLKTIEKWIHDSEVANQRDPDKEADDTRNDISIHTPQGLENDKSVPQNLQKASNIEEIQVPATQGIKDLPSSSQLLLRADAEDFYIRKVKNIPIMKLTQQEIPSKLGRSFTDETLEEVDNESVEEIDQQAKSTQINNETVNHKDIQYSKSDDTEVSELHEDDAEENSSEVKVGQEAKTFIGEQTEVTKKVIDTKCGQNVHTDDSLQRSPKINSDSEAEKSRFQVNEIKKSKRVVSVSASEHEAISRSTKSIDINIKNVIIQPSSSTSKDIKNIGTGFSQDLLIAPLDSKEQLMGKDDVKEQDRQDYRRDEHGFAREVNSKLLTESWNTHKQLVDKKTSKDDAMKDKSQMCAIGEATSINKKDMHNKIGSPGEILLPNTFMRKGEPKTSTLHSSANEHDAVSGENLSHEIDTMGSEKGNNERTCNMQGQCTVEKARETGTTKPNKELNGQHKGGKEVTAKDDFVIVEDHGDDEGFLKTMEQEASRETSLTKEEFEVADTSVLPEIRIPIFKSLKMQEPKSQTDQMKARLKKHELMPPDSPPRLAANTTIKNVNTHLVAVGKAPEGKQENDGKIHLGQVQRDTDGDPADGNEDATSREATPSLRVHFSSKKSRKLVSRLRGFTPGDLNGISLEERRNLRIELLDFMMRLEYYSNRDNDMN from the coding sequence ATGTCCAACGATTTTTCAGATAAGAAGAAGCATACCATAGATCGAATCGATCAGCACATTCTTCGAAGGTCTCAACAAGATGCCCATTCCAGTGGGAACTCTCCATGGATGAAGGCCAAATTGCCACCTCCGCCTTCTCCACAAGCCCATATGCACATACAAAGCGATTTATCACCAACTCCAAAGAGACGAAAGCTAGTATCTCCAAGTATTAACGAAAACGATCAGTTGCATTTGTCAGAAAGTCACGAACATATAAGCTTAGAAGATACACAAAGTAAGCTAATGCAAAGTCTACCTGAAATATCTGCTTCAAACAGTAACAACGTATCTCCAGTGACAAAAAGTGTAGCTTTTTCTGATAGAATAGAATCGTCACCAATTCACCACATACCAGGTTCTTCACCAAAACCTTCTCCATCAAGTAAACCGGGCAAATCAATTTTAAGGAACAGAATGCCGTCGACGAGAACTGTAAGTGACCTAAGCTACAACAAACTCCAACATTCTCAGCACCAGTTGCACAACGGTAACATTTTTACATCGCCTTATAAGGAAACTACTGGAATAAATCCTCGTACTTTGGATTATTGGGTTAGCGGCGAAATCCATAGTTTAATTGATAACGAAAGCGTTTCAGAGTTTAAGGATATAATTGAGGGTGGACTGAGCATTCTGCGCCAGGAATCGGAAGAATATGTGGCCAGAAGATTTGAGGTATATGCGACATTTAACAATATTATCCCCATTTTAACGGCAAAAAATGTTAACGAAGTTGATCAGAAATTCAACATTCTCATCATTAATGTAGAAACTATTATCGAAATATGCATGCCTCATCTACAGATGACTCAGGACACATTGCTGAGTTTtagtgaaaagaaaaatccattCGTAATCAGGCTGTATGTTCAAATGGTACGGTTTTTCGGGGCTATTAtgtccaatttcaaaatcatgAAATGGCTAATGAAAAGACCAGATCTAGTGAATCAACTGAAAGTTATTTACGAATGGACAAATAAAGCACtaaaaagtgaaaattcaaataagATAATAATTACTGCTCAAGTATCTTTCTTAAGAGATGAGAAATTCggtacttttttcttaagtGATGAGGAAATCAAGCCAATCATTGACACTTTCACTGAAATAATAGAAATCAATAGCAACAACCTAATATGCGAAAAACTGCTACTCATCAGAGGATTTTTGAGTAAGTATCCAAAGTTAATGATTGAAACAGTAACTTCTTGGCTACCAGGTGAAGTACTACCCAGAATTATAATTGGGGATGAGGTTTATTCTATGAAGATTCTCATCACTTCCATAGTTGTGTTGCTGGAACTCCTGAAAAAGTGTCTAGACTTCGTAGAAGAACATGAAAGGATTTACCAATGTGTTATGGTTTCGCCTGTAACAGAAACAATTAATAAAAAGTTTTTATCTAGATTACCGTTAAACTCAAATGATGCTGGCGATCTTGACAAAATCACAATAGGCCATCTGCTGACGGAGCAAATAAAATATTAcattgtgaaaaaaaatgacaataaaCTAGCAATGGACTTATGGCTTTCCATGACTGGACTGCTATACGATAACGGAAAGACAGTATATGATTTGATATCGGAATCCAGCAAAACATGGTTCGATCTAAATCATTTGTGCTTTATGAACGAGCAACCGAAGACCCGCTTAATGTCTATTAAGGTTTGGAGAATTATTACTTACTGCATTTGtacaaaaatatctttgaaaaatgaagaaaagaacgaAAGGTTACTGTCACTATTACAAACTCCTTTTCAGATGACATTGCCACACGTAAATGATCCGAGTGCTAGAGAAGGAATCATTTACCATTTTCTGGGTGTCGTTTACACTGCATTCACAAGtaataaaaatttatccATGGATATGTTCAACCTTTTTTGGGACAGTTTAATTGCCCCAATTtatgaaaattttgttttcaactATAACTCTATTCAATTACAGAATGTGCCCTTAACAGTTTTGCATTTACTAATTGGGGGTAAGAATTCTGATGTTGTGTTGGagaggaaaaacaaaaagcaTATTCATTCTATGAGTGTAATAGCCTCAGAAGGTGTGAAAATCAAAGACATTTCGAGCTTACCTTTATCAATTATCAAATCCGCATATGACAAAATTATGAAGGTCGTGTTTCAGGGCGTAAAGACAGCCATGTCTAATGTCAACTTAGCCCATGATTTGATTCTTACATCTTTGAAACATCTCCCAGAAGATAGAAAAGATCAGAGCCATTTAGAGGCTTTCAGTAGTTTGATTTTGGAAGTTGCAGAAAATAACAAAGATAAACCAATTTTTCGTGAATTTTTTGGAGCTGTATGTTCTTCGTTTGTTCACGCATTTTTAGACTTGTTCTTAAGAAAGAATGATTCATCATTGATAAACTTCAATATCCGATTTTCACAAATCGGCAGTccacaagaaaatataacaCTTAACCTGTTGAAAGATGTTATTCGGAAATCTCGGAACGAGACATCTGAGTTTGTGATAATGGAAAAGTTTCTAGAGTTAAAGGATAAGAAAACTGAAATATATGCCCAGAATTGGGTCGGTTCAATACTGCTAGCGCCGAACATATCCTTCAAGGAATTCCAAAGTTTGGCAGGCATTGTAGATCAAGTTCCAAACGAACACTCCATTGAAAACTTTCTGGACCTGTGTTTGAAGCTCTCTTTTCCAGTTAACCTTTTTGCATTAATTCATGTGTCCAAATGGTCAAACGataattttatttatttcattcAAAGCTAcgtttcaaaaaataaaaataaactgGATACGGATCTAGTTGCGCTATTAAAAACCTCTTTGCCAGGAAACACTGAGCTATTCGTGGGTTTGCTTCCATTTTTGATACAAAACAAATTCATGAGTATCTTGGAATACTGTGTTTGCTCTAATCCTAATTTATTGAGCTATATTTCTGATGTCAATTCTGATTTACTACTGGAATTATTACCACGTAGTAGGACGTCCTATTTCGTTGCAAATATACAATCATTCAAGCATGCCGAACAGCTGATCATAATTTGTTGGTTATTGGAGGGCCAAGAACTTGATCagataaataaaaactttccagaaataaagaatatCTTGTTACACACTCCTTCCgatgaattggaaaaatcgAATATAATTAGAgaacttcttcaacaagCTACGAAAAATCCAATTGAACCGTTATTTAGCGAGTTATTGGACTTCTGCATAGACAATAGCACAGTGAATATTCTGGATGAATTCTGTGAAACTATGAATGATGaaattcttttaaaaataaacccGAAACTACTGTTGGGACTAATAACGTATAGAGGCAAGCCAAATGAGGCTTTGCTAACAGTACTTGCTGAAAATATTGGGAGTGCCGATAGCGAATACAAGTTCGAGTTACTTGAAAAGATCATTGCACGCAAGGAACtttcaattttggaaagattgaaagaatcatttttcattttcttgctGGATCCAGTTAGTAGGTCAAACAAGCAAAACCATGACAATGGTACTAAAATGTTTTGCGAACTGGTTCTGCTATACCTTACCAAACCTCTTTCCCGGGGTGCTGCTAAGAAATTCTTTTCCATGCTTATTAGCATATTACCGGCAAATCCTGACCGTCAAAGTATAGATTTGGTTCATTTACTAGTTGATATTATTAAATCACATAATCGGAAGTTCAAAGATAAAAGGACTTATAATGCAACATTAAAAACGATAGAAAAGTGGATCCATGATTCAGAAGTAGCAAATCAAAGAGACCCTGATAAGGAGGCAGATGATACGCGCAATGATATCTCAATACACACACCACAAGGCTTAGAGAATGATAAGAGCGTTCCacaaaatttgcaaaaagCATCgaatattgaagaaattcaagTTCCCGCTACACAAGGTATAAAGGATCTTCCGTCCTCATCACAATTACTTTTACGGGCTGATGCAGAAGATTTTTACATAAGAAAGGTTAAAAACATCCCAATCATGAAGCTCACACAGCAGGAAATACCCTCTAAACTGGGAAGATCATTTACTGACGAGACATTAGAAGAAGTGGATAATGAAAGCGTCGAAGAAATAGATCAACAGGCAAAAAGTACACAAATAAATAACGAGACTGTTAACCATAAAGATATCCAATACAGTAAGAGTGATGATACGGAAGTATCAGAGCTTCATGAAGATGATGCCGAGGAAAATTCTTCTGAAGTGAAAGTGGGCCAAGAAGCAAAGACTTTTATTGGTGAACAGACGGaagtaacaaaaaaagttattGACACTAAATGCGGTCAAAATGTACATACCGATGACTCTCTACAGCGTTCTCCCAAAATAAATTCAGACTCTGAGGCTGAGAAATCAAGGTTTCAGGTAAACGAAATtaagaaaagtaaaaggGTGGTGAGTGTTTCAGCTTCTGAACACGAAGCGATATCGCGTAGTACTAAGAGTATAGATATCAACATTAAAAATGTGATTATTCAgccatcttcttcaacttcaaaGGATATTAAAAACATAGGGACCGGTTTTAGTCAAGACTTATTAATTGCCCCTTTGGATTCCAAAGAACAACTCATGGGTAAGGATGACGTAAAAGAACAGGACCGGCAAGACTACAGGCGAGACGAACATGGTTTTGCTCGTGAAGTTAATAGCAAATTGCTCACAGAAAGCTGGAACACACATAAGCAACTTGtggataaaaaaacttcaaaagatgATGCAATGAAAGACAAAAGCCAAATGTGTGCCATTGGAGAAGCTACATCaatcaataaaaaagatatgCATAATAAAATTGGGAGCCCAGGTGAAATTCTACTGCCAAATACCTTTATGAGAAAAGGTGAACCGAAAACTAGTACGTTGCATTCTAGTGCAAATGAACATGATGCGGTTTCGGGAGAAAATCTGAGCCATGAAATAGATACAATGGGCAGTGAGAAGGGAAATAATGAGAGGACTTGTAACATGCAGGGACAGTGTACTGTGGAAAAAGCTAGAGAAACTGGAACAACTAAGCCCAATAAGGAGTTGAATGGCCAGCACAAAGGTGGAAAAGAGGTCACCGCGAAGGACGACTTCGTTATAGTTGAAGACCATGGAGACGATGAAGGCTTTTTAAAAACAATGGAACAAGAAGCATCGAGAGAAACAAGTCtcacaaaagaagaatttgaagtaGCAGATACTTCAGTGCTACCGGAGATACGTATACCTATTTTCAAATCCCTAAAAATGCAAGAGCCAAAGAGCCAGACAGACCAGATGAAAGCAAGGTTGAAAAAACATGAATTGATGCCTCCCGATTCACCTCCACGCTTGGCTGCAAACACCACTAttaaaaatgtaaatacCCACTTGGTTGCAGTTGGAAAAGCACCAgaaggaaaacaagaaaatgatgGTAAAATTCATCTGGGCCAAGTGCAAAGAGATACAGACGGTGATCCGGCGGACGGGAACGAAGACGCTACTTCTAGGGAAGCTACGCCTTCATTAAGGGTCCACTTTTCCTCAAAAAAGTCAAGAAAATTAGTGAGCAGGTTAAGAGGTTTTACACCAGGAGATTTGAACGGAATATCTCTAGAAGAAAGGAGAAACTTGAGGATCGAATTATTGGATTTCATGATGAGGCTCGAATACTATTCTAACAGGGACAATGACATGAACTGA
- the PPS1 gene encoding tyrosine/serine/threonine protein phosphatase PPS1 gives MVLEVPSITPGELHDLVQLHQGAEWPECKEMFPWAHDISFGQPPDFPHSLAIVKSESNVNGSALLRGSLEVNDIFLPWKVHTSMHVHYDARESEGEVNGFNYPSSSKELLNLLKFQVRQLELQVDDIDLENVAAFCHRHSVLPFLKVDPHGLSLELKNDPSNKVGSNVTFQSSKKDVWGRRGLFRRFDLQCAKMVEMADNIVIYCSRNDKTIDGTMLMGMHDCDCPNCTSLALLLQICLMFVQSGYVDCQEPCYKTSLFICTYQSFNTDIPKSLIGTPLLEKESTSNCSPLNLCSSPSEIICFNNFDRNMVLCEKLELNKLTSATRLDETGLICGNTTDWQNYQIIKNKNLSLSKYSQENTSIVSLRTLSYDPDDPVASISQLYNIPNTKEAWKLIIKCTSKSSMPSLTKIQSYLCSLLDEIPNPQEYLHLSFPASGTIGLGNLNIQSVEILLNVCYLIHQVSHLQGLLTFMYCNDGYTETSLLLAAYIIFHFDIPLQEALLKIHPRPFFLFPSDLQILGHLQSILREFSPQREVNAKLFTDLVKDKTKSFQLRISSELFSNIFFVKIPPESNYVNLKGPLPSQILQHLYLGSLDHAQNPVLLKSLGITHIVSVGEVVAWTQNIEKAVYPVRSHRAITLTNTNGATINTIGTKSRPRAGTTIDNDQDNDSTVVIKENSGFQICQIENLDDNGKDPLFHRLDDILEFINNSERMGGKVLVHCMVGVSRSATVCIAECMRWLHCDLASAYVFVRVRRLNVIIQPSLFFVYELFKWWKKHGSHNKDRIIDWHIICREIAEVNMKYT, from the coding sequence ATGGTTTTGGAAGTGCCCTCGATCACGCCTGGTGAGCTGCACGACCTCGTGCAACTCCACCAGGGTGCTGAATGGCCTGAATGCAAAGAAATGTTTCCTTGGGCCCatgatatttcttttggtcAGCCGCCAGATTTTCCTCACTCGCTGGCGATAGTCAAATCAGAATCTAATGTGAACGGCTCTGCGCTCTTGCGTGGTTCTCTTGAAGTTAATGACATCTTCCTGCCCTGGAAGGTGCACACTTCTATGCATGTTCATTATGATGCTCGCGAAAGTGAAGGTGAAGTGAACGGATTCAACTATCCCAGTAGCAGTAAGGAACTCCTGAACCTGTTAAAGTTTCAGGTACGCCAACTGGAATTGCAAGTGGATGAcattgatttggaaaacgtCGCTGCCTTTTGTCATAGGCATAGCGTCTTACCATTTTTAAAAGTGGACCCTCATGGACTATCATtagaattaaaaaatgatCCTAGCAACAAAGTTGGATCCAATGTTACGTTTCAATCGAGCAAAAAGGACGTTTGGGGTAGGAGAGGTCTGTTTAGAAGATTTGACCTTCAATGTGCTAAGATGGTAGAAATGGCTGATAATATAGTAATTTACTGTTCGCGGAATGACAAAACCATAGACGGCACAATGCTGATGGGCATGCATGATTGTGATTGCCCAAATTGCACTTCACTTGCATTACTTTTACAAATTTGTCTAATGTTTGTTCAAAGTGGTTATGTTGACTGCCAAGAACCATGTTACAAAACGAGCCTTTTTATTTGCACCTACCAAAGCTTTAACACAGATATACCTAAGAGCTTAATTGGCACACCCTTATTAGAGAAGGAGTCTACCAGTAATTGCTCACCTTTAAACTTATGTTCGTCACCCAGTGAAATAATATGCTTTAATAACTTTGATAGGAACATGGTTTTGTGTGAGAAGTTGGAATTAAATAAGCTCACTTCAGCAACAAGATTGGACGAAACAGGTTTGATATGCGGTAATACTACTGATTGGCAAAATTAtcaaattatcaaaaataaaaatttgtcCCTGTCCAAGTATTCCCAAGAAAATACGAGTATAGTGTCATTAAGAACCTTATCCTATGATCCAGATGATCCCGTTGCTTCCATTTCTCAATTATATAATATTccaaatacaaaagaagCATGGAAACTAATTATAAAATGTACATCGAAGTCGTCGATGCCATCATTAACAAAAATTCAATCATATCTATGTTCGTTACTCGACGAGATACCAAACCCTCAAGAATATTTGCATTTAAGTTTCCCTGCCTCAGGTACTATAGGTTTGGGAAACTTGAACATTCAGTCTGTTGAAATTCTTTTAAATGTTTGTTATCTGATACACCAGGTATCACACCTTCAAGGGCTATTAACATTCATGTATTGTAATGATGGATATACAGAAacttcattattattagcagcatatattatatttcattttgatattCCATTGCAGGAGGCACTTTTAAAGATACACCCAAGACCATTTTTCCTGTTTCCATCAGACTTGCAGATTTTGGGTCATTTGCAGTCTATTTTGCGTGAGTTTAGCCCTCAAAGAGAAGTTAATGCAAAATTATTCACTGATTTAGTGAAAGACAAAACTAAAAGTTTTCAACTGCGCATATCATCGGAACTTTTTAGTAATATATTCTTCGTAAAGATTCCCCCGGAGTCTAACTATGTCAATTTAAAGGGCCCACTACCATCACAGATTTTGCAGCATTTGTATTTGGGGTCCCTGGATCATGCTCAAAATCCTGTTTTACTCAAGTCCTTAGGAATTACACACATAGTTTCCGTGGGTGAAGTGGTAGCGTGGACacaaaatatagaaaaggCCGTTTACCCTGTGAGATCACACCGTGCTATTACCTTGACGAACACGAACGGGGCCACAATTAATACTATTGGTACTAAAAGCAGGCCCAGAGCTGGTACCACGATTGATAACGATCAGGATAATGATAGTACCGTAGTGATAAAGGAGAATTCCGGTTTTCAGATTTGTCAGATCGAAAATTTAGACGATAATGGGAAAGACCCGCTTTTTCATCGATTAGACGACATTTTGGAGTTTATTAATAATTCTGAAAGGATGGGGGGGAAGGTTTTGGTGCACTGCATGGTCGGAGTGTCTAGATCCGCAACAGTTTGCATTGCCGAATGCATGAGATGGCTTCACTGTGATTTGGCAAGCGCTTACGTATTTGTGAGAGTGAGAAGGTTGAATGTTATTATTCAGCCGAGTTTATTCTTTGTATACGAACTGTTCAAATGGTGGAAAAAACACGGTAGCCACAACAAGGATAGAATTATAGACTGGCACATAATATGTAGGGAGATAGCTGAAGTTAATATGAAGTACACATAG